The Clostridia bacterium genomic interval CAAGCTTTTTGGATGCTTCGCAGGTTTCCCATCCCATAATCAATAATAGCAATTTTCATTCAATAATACCTTTTGAAGACGGAATCTTATCAGACACGATAACAACACTTGCGCTTAAAGCCCTAGAAACAGCCTTAAAAGCCGCTTCTATGATGTGATGGATATTTTTCCCAGCCAGCTTATTTAGGTGCAGAGTAAACATTCCGTAGGTCGAAAGAGCCCTAAAAAACTCCTCAGCCAATTCTGCTTCGAAGTTCCCTATAATGCCTGAGCAGTCAAGGTCGCAAGCCAAAAAAGGACGTCCGCTGACATCAATAACAGCTCTTATAAGAGCTTCATCCATAGGGATAGTTTTTTCGGCATATCTGGCTATTCCCTTTTTGTCACCTAACAATGAATTGATTAATTTTCCTAACACAATGCCTACATCTTCTACCGTATGATGCCCATCTACTTTCAAATCACCTTTACATTTTACGGTAAGGTCAAAATTGCCATGAACAGCAAATAATTCAAGCATATGATCAAAAAAGCCTATTCCTGTATCAATATCGTTTTTTCCTTCACCGTCCAAATTAAGGCTTATATAAATATCCGTTTCTTTGGTAGTTCTTTTGAGTTCCCCTGCTCTTTTCATTGTTCATCCTCTTCGAATCTAATTTTAATAGAGTTTCCATGAGCCTGTAAGCCTTCGCAGTTACTTAGATTAATAATGTCATCTTTTACTTTTTTAAGTTGCTTTTTAT includes:
- the hisB gene encoding imidazoleglycerol-phosphate dehydratase HisB; protein product: MKRAGELKRTTKETDIYISLNLDGEGKNDIDTGIGFFDHMLELFAVHGNFDLTVKCKGDLKVDGHHTVEDVGIVLGKLINSLLGDKKGIARYAEKTIPMDEALIRAVIDVSGRPFLACDLDCSGIIGNFEAELAEEFFRALSTYGMFTLHLNKLAGKNIHHIIEAAFKAVSRALSASVVIVSDKIPSSKGIIE